A part of Oncorhynchus gorbuscha isolate QuinsamMale2020 ecotype Even-year linkage group LG09, OgorEven_v1.0, whole genome shotgun sequence genomic DNA contains:
- the LOC124043007 gene encoding gamma-crystallin M3-like, whose product MMGKITFYEDRNFQGRSYETSQDCADMSSFLSRCHSCRVDSGCFMVYDHNNYMGNQYFMRRGEYPDYQRMGMGMNDCIRSCRMIPMHKGNFRMRIYERENFGGQMHEMTDDCDSIQVRYRMSDCQSCNVMDGHWLMYEQPHYRGRQMYMKPGEYRNFSQMGMGGMSGSMRFMSMRRIMDNMSM is encoded by the exons ATGATGGGCAAA ATCACCTTCTACGAGGACAGGAACTTCCAGGGTCGTTCCTATGAGACCAGCCAGGACTGCGCTGACATGTCCTCCTTCCTGAGCAGGTGTCACTCCTGCAGGGTTGACAGCGGTTGCTTCATGGTCTACGATCACAACAACTACATGGGAAACCAGTACTTCATGAGGAGGGGCGAGTACCCTGACTACCAGCGCATGGGAATGGGAATGAATGACTGCATCAGGTCCTGCCGCATGATCCCCATG CACAAAGGAAACTTCAGGATGAGGATCTACGAGAGGGAGAACTTCGGAGGTCAGATGCACGAGATGACGGACGACTGTGACTCCATCCAGGTCCGTTACCGTATGTCCGACTGCCAGTCCTGCAACGTCATGGACGGCCACTGGCTGATGTACGAGCAGCCCCACTACAGAGGCAGGCAGATGTACATGAAGCCTGGAGAGTACAGGAACTTCAGTCAGATGGGCATGGGAGGCATGAGCGGCAGCATGAGGTTCATGAGCATGAGGCGTATCATGGATAACATGTCCATGTAA